A single region of the Oncorhynchus keta strain PuntledgeMale-10-30-2019 chromosome 4, Oket_V2, whole genome shotgun sequence genome encodes:
- the LOC118378600 gene encoding choline transporter-like protein 1 isoform X1 codes for MEQRSSTSGTQQGRPRKTVDNPYLGTEYSVQKNPGYRMRRTKREWKPLEDRSCTDLPWFLLFTVFCVGMGSICGFTIATGGAGRLVFGYDSYGNTCGQRNEQIEGVRLSGLDQTDKKYVFFLDPCNIDIVQRKIKSMALCVSMCPDEELKTYQDLKRFAMHNGSELCSYELAGHKYPSLPERFDKCPKLPVPPSKSLPVFNRCTPVDISCYAKFAEAVVTFVSDNSVLHRLIGGVIASKEIIVGLCLLALVLSMILMLIIRYISAVLVWILTAMVVLGSLAGTSILWWLYIDHRLTANKNLSKETAETTETKDAKEEAEMTRDNAQAFLVYAIAATVFTVILLLLMLFMRKRVALTIALFHVAGKVFIHLPLLTLQPFCTFLVLLLFWMYWGLVLLFLGTTGNPVQNEETGLTEFRLTGTLQYMTWYHAVGLIWISEFILACQQMTVAGAVVTYYYTRDKTRMPVTPILSSVLRLMRYHLGTVAKGSFIITLVKIPRLMLMYVHNQLKGKENAFARCMVKTCICCLWCLEKCLNYLNQNAYAATAINSTSFCTSARDAFVILVENALRVAAINAVGDFVLFLGKILIVTSTAFAGVLLLNYQRDYAEWVLPLIIVCLFAFLVAHCFLSIFEIVVDVLFLCFAIDTKYNDGTPGKEFYMDKALMEFVENSRKLERVVERGRSRPNEAVSVEGPEMKPMAPGTSSA; via the exons ATGGAACAGAGAAGTTCGACAAGCGGTACCCAGCAAGGAAGGCCCAGGAAAACAGTGGACAACCCTTATTTGGGGACAGAATACAGCGTGCAGAAAAATCCTGGATACCGTATGAGA aggacaaagagagaatgGAAACCCTTGGAGGATCGAAGTTGCACGGATTTGCCGTGGTTCCTTTTATTTACTGtattctgtgttggaatg GGGAGTATCTGTGGGTTCACCATCGCCACGGGGGGTGCAGGCCGCCTGGTCTTTGGGTATGACAGCTACGGGAACACCTGCGGCCAACGCAATGAGCAGATCGAAGGGGTCCGGCTGAGTGGACTGGATCAGACGGACAAAAA GTATGTGTTCTTCCTGGACCCATGTAACATTGACATAGTGCAGAGGAAGATCAAGTCCATGgccctgtgtgtgtccatgtgtcctGATGAAGAGCTGAAGACGTACCAGGACCTCAAGAGATTCGCCATGCACAATG GGTCAGAGCTGTGTTCATATGAACTAGCCGGTCACAAATACCCCAGCCTTCCAGAGAGGTTTGACAAATGTCCCAAACTTCCAGTTCCACCAAG CAAATCTCTCCCGGTGTTCAACCGCTGCACACCGGTGGACATCTCCTGCTATGCCAAGTTTGCAGAGGCTGTGGTGACGTTTGTGAGCGACAACAGCGTGTTGCACAGGCTGATCGGTGGCGTGATTGCCAGCAAGGAGATCATCGTGGGCCTCTGTCTGCTGGCGCTAG TGCTCTCCATGATCCTAATGCTGATCATCCGCTACATCTCTGCTGTGCTGGTCTGGATCCTCACTGCCATGGTGGTCCTGGGCTCCCTGG CGGGCACAAGCATTCTGTGGTGGCTGTACATAGACCACCGGTTAACTGCCAACAAGAACTTATCTAAAGAGACTGCAGAGACTACGGAGACGAAAGATGCTAAGGAGGAAGCAGAGATGACAAGGGACAATGCCCAGGCGTTTCTGGTGTATGCCATCGCTGCCACCGTATTCACA GTGATCCTTCTCCTGCTGATGCTGTTCATGCGGAAACGAGTGGCCCTGACGATCGCCCTGTTCCACGTGGCCGGCAAGGTGTTCATCCACCTGCCGTTGCTCACCCTGCAGCCCTTCTGCACCTTCCTGGTCCTGCTCCTCTTCTGGATGTACTGGGGCCTGGTGCTGCTCTTTCTCGGGACCAccg GGAACCCGGTCCAGAACGAGGAGACAGGTCTGACAGAGTTCCGTCTGACTGGGACTCTGCAGTACATGACGTGGTACCACGCTGTGGGCCTCATCTGGATCAGTGAGTTCATCCTGGCCTGCCAGCAGATGACTGTCGCTGGGGCTGTGGTAACGTACTACTACACAAG GGACAAGACCAGGATGCCAGTCACCCCCATCCTGTCGTCAGTGCTGAGACTGATGAGGTACCACCTGGGCACGGTGGCCAAGGGTTCCTTCATTATCACCCTGGTCAAGATCCCACGCCTAATGCTCATGTACGTCCACAACCAGCTCAAGGGCAAG gaaAATGCATTTGCTCGCTGCATGGTGAAGACCTGTATCTGCTGCCTGTGGTGTTTGGAGAAGTGCCTCAACTATTTGAATCAG aaTGCGTACGCGGCGACAGCCATCAACAGCACCAGTTTCTGTACGTCGGCGCGCGACGCCTTTGTGATTCTGGTAGAGAACGCTCTGAGGGTGGCCGCCATCAACGCCGTGGGAGACTTTGTCCTCTTCCTGGGCAAG ATCCTGATCGTGACTTCCACAGCGTTCGCCGGCGTACTGCTGCTGAACTACCAGCGGGACTACGCAGAGTGGGTCCTCCCTCTCATCATTGTCTGCCTCTTTGCCTTCCTGGTGGCCCACTGCTTCCTGTCCATCTTTGAGATCGTGGTGGACGTGCTCTTCCTCTGCTTCGCCATTGACACCAAATACAACGACGGTACACCGGGCAAGGAGTTCTACATGGACAAAGCCCTGATG GAGTTTGTGGAAAACAGCAGGAAGTTGGAACGGGTGGTGGAGCGAGGGCGGAGCCGCCCCAATGAAGCGGTGTCGGTGGAGGGGCCGGAGATGAAGCCCATG GCTCCAGGAACAAGTTCAGCTTGA
- the LOC118378600 gene encoding choline transporter-like protein 1 isoform X2 → MGCCGSTERTKREWKPLEDRSCTDLPWFLLFTVFCVGMGSICGFTIATGGAGRLVFGYDSYGNTCGQRNEQIEGVRLSGLDQTDKKYVFFLDPCNIDIVQRKIKSMALCVSMCPDEELKTYQDLKRFAMHNGSELCSYELAGHKYPSLPERFDKCPKLPVPPSKSLPVFNRCTPVDISCYAKFAEAVVTFVSDNSVLHRLIGGVIASKEIIVGLCLLALVLSMILMLIIRYISAVLVWILTAMVVLGSLAGTSILWWLYIDHRLTANKNLSKETAETTETKDAKEEAEMTRDNAQAFLVYAIAATVFTVILLLLMLFMRKRVALTIALFHVAGKVFIHLPLLTLQPFCTFLVLLLFWMYWGLVLLFLGTTGNPVQNEETGLTEFRLTGTLQYMTWYHAVGLIWISEFILACQQMTVAGAVVTYYYTRDKTRMPVTPILSSVLRLMRYHLGTVAKGSFIITLVKIPRLMLMYVHNQLKGKENAFARCMVKTCICCLWCLEKCLNYLNQNAYAATAINSTSFCTSARDAFVILVENALRVAAINAVGDFVLFLGKILIVTSTAFAGVLLLNYQRDYAEWVLPLIIVCLFAFLVAHCFLSIFEIVVDVLFLCFAIDTKYNDGTPGKEFYMDKALMEFVENSRKLERVVERGRSRPNEAVSVEGPEMKPMAPGTSSA, encoded by the exons ATGGGATGCTGCGGTAGCACAGAG aggacaaagagagaatgGAAACCCTTGGAGGATCGAAGTTGCACGGATTTGCCGTGGTTCCTTTTATTTACTGtattctgtgttggaatg GGGAGTATCTGTGGGTTCACCATCGCCACGGGGGGTGCAGGCCGCCTGGTCTTTGGGTATGACAGCTACGGGAACACCTGCGGCCAACGCAATGAGCAGATCGAAGGGGTCCGGCTGAGTGGACTGGATCAGACGGACAAAAA GTATGTGTTCTTCCTGGACCCATGTAACATTGACATAGTGCAGAGGAAGATCAAGTCCATGgccctgtgtgtgtccatgtgtcctGATGAAGAGCTGAAGACGTACCAGGACCTCAAGAGATTCGCCATGCACAATG GGTCAGAGCTGTGTTCATATGAACTAGCCGGTCACAAATACCCCAGCCTTCCAGAGAGGTTTGACAAATGTCCCAAACTTCCAGTTCCACCAAG CAAATCTCTCCCGGTGTTCAACCGCTGCACACCGGTGGACATCTCCTGCTATGCCAAGTTTGCAGAGGCTGTGGTGACGTTTGTGAGCGACAACAGCGTGTTGCACAGGCTGATCGGTGGCGTGATTGCCAGCAAGGAGATCATCGTGGGCCTCTGTCTGCTGGCGCTAG TGCTCTCCATGATCCTAATGCTGATCATCCGCTACATCTCTGCTGTGCTGGTCTGGATCCTCACTGCCATGGTGGTCCTGGGCTCCCTGG CGGGCACAAGCATTCTGTGGTGGCTGTACATAGACCACCGGTTAACTGCCAACAAGAACTTATCTAAAGAGACTGCAGAGACTACGGAGACGAAAGATGCTAAGGAGGAAGCAGAGATGACAAGGGACAATGCCCAGGCGTTTCTGGTGTATGCCATCGCTGCCACCGTATTCACA GTGATCCTTCTCCTGCTGATGCTGTTCATGCGGAAACGAGTGGCCCTGACGATCGCCCTGTTCCACGTGGCCGGCAAGGTGTTCATCCACCTGCCGTTGCTCACCCTGCAGCCCTTCTGCACCTTCCTGGTCCTGCTCCTCTTCTGGATGTACTGGGGCCTGGTGCTGCTCTTTCTCGGGACCAccg GGAACCCGGTCCAGAACGAGGAGACAGGTCTGACAGAGTTCCGTCTGACTGGGACTCTGCAGTACATGACGTGGTACCACGCTGTGGGCCTCATCTGGATCAGTGAGTTCATCCTGGCCTGCCAGCAGATGACTGTCGCTGGGGCTGTGGTAACGTACTACTACACAAG GGACAAGACCAGGATGCCAGTCACCCCCATCCTGTCGTCAGTGCTGAGACTGATGAGGTACCACCTGGGCACGGTGGCCAAGGGTTCCTTCATTATCACCCTGGTCAAGATCCCACGCCTAATGCTCATGTACGTCCACAACCAGCTCAAGGGCAAG gaaAATGCATTTGCTCGCTGCATGGTGAAGACCTGTATCTGCTGCCTGTGGTGTTTGGAGAAGTGCCTCAACTATTTGAATCAG aaTGCGTACGCGGCGACAGCCATCAACAGCACCAGTTTCTGTACGTCGGCGCGCGACGCCTTTGTGATTCTGGTAGAGAACGCTCTGAGGGTGGCCGCCATCAACGCCGTGGGAGACTTTGTCCTCTTCCTGGGCAAG ATCCTGATCGTGACTTCCACAGCGTTCGCCGGCGTACTGCTGCTGAACTACCAGCGGGACTACGCAGAGTGGGTCCTCCCTCTCATCATTGTCTGCCTCTTTGCCTTCCTGGTGGCCCACTGCTTCCTGTCCATCTTTGAGATCGTGGTGGACGTGCTCTTCCTCTGCTTCGCCATTGACACCAAATACAACGACGGTACACCGGGCAAGGAGTTCTACATGGACAAAGCCCTGATG GAGTTTGTGGAAAACAGCAGGAAGTTGGAACGGGTGGTGGAGCGAGGGCGGAGCCGCCCCAATGAAGCGGTGTCGGTGGAGGGGCCGGAGATGAAGCCCATG GCTCCAGGAACAAGTTCAGCTTGA
- the LOC118378600 gene encoding choline transporter-like protein 1 isoform X3: MGSICGFTIATGGAGRLVFGYDSYGNTCGQRNEQIEGVRLSGLDQTDKKYVFFLDPCNIDIVQRKIKSMALCVSMCPDEELKTYQDLKRFAMHNGSELCSYELAGHKYPSLPERFDKCPKLPVPPSKSLPVFNRCTPVDISCYAKFAEAVVTFVSDNSVLHRLIGGVIASKEIIVGLCLLALVLSMILMLIIRYISAVLVWILTAMVVLGSLAGTSILWWLYIDHRLTANKNLSKETAETTETKDAKEEAEMTRDNAQAFLVYAIAATVFTVILLLLMLFMRKRVALTIALFHVAGKVFIHLPLLTLQPFCTFLVLLLFWMYWGLVLLFLGTTGNPVQNEETGLTEFRLTGTLQYMTWYHAVGLIWISEFILACQQMTVAGAVVTYYYTRDKTRMPVTPILSSVLRLMRYHLGTVAKGSFIITLVKIPRLMLMYVHNQLKGKENAFARCMVKTCICCLWCLEKCLNYLNQNAYAATAINSTSFCTSARDAFVILVENALRVAAINAVGDFVLFLGKILIVTSTAFAGVLLLNYQRDYAEWVLPLIIVCLFAFLVAHCFLSIFEIVVDVLFLCFAIDTKYNDGTPGKEFYMDKALMEFVENSRKLERVVERGRSRPNEAVSVEGPEMKPMAPGTSSA; encoded by the exons atG GGGAGTATCTGTGGGTTCACCATCGCCACGGGGGGTGCAGGCCGCCTGGTCTTTGGGTATGACAGCTACGGGAACACCTGCGGCCAACGCAATGAGCAGATCGAAGGGGTCCGGCTGAGTGGACTGGATCAGACGGACAAAAA GTATGTGTTCTTCCTGGACCCATGTAACATTGACATAGTGCAGAGGAAGATCAAGTCCATGgccctgtgtgtgtccatgtgtcctGATGAAGAGCTGAAGACGTACCAGGACCTCAAGAGATTCGCCATGCACAATG GGTCAGAGCTGTGTTCATATGAACTAGCCGGTCACAAATACCCCAGCCTTCCAGAGAGGTTTGACAAATGTCCCAAACTTCCAGTTCCACCAAG CAAATCTCTCCCGGTGTTCAACCGCTGCACACCGGTGGACATCTCCTGCTATGCCAAGTTTGCAGAGGCTGTGGTGACGTTTGTGAGCGACAACAGCGTGTTGCACAGGCTGATCGGTGGCGTGATTGCCAGCAAGGAGATCATCGTGGGCCTCTGTCTGCTGGCGCTAG TGCTCTCCATGATCCTAATGCTGATCATCCGCTACATCTCTGCTGTGCTGGTCTGGATCCTCACTGCCATGGTGGTCCTGGGCTCCCTGG CGGGCACAAGCATTCTGTGGTGGCTGTACATAGACCACCGGTTAACTGCCAACAAGAACTTATCTAAAGAGACTGCAGAGACTACGGAGACGAAAGATGCTAAGGAGGAAGCAGAGATGACAAGGGACAATGCCCAGGCGTTTCTGGTGTATGCCATCGCTGCCACCGTATTCACA GTGATCCTTCTCCTGCTGATGCTGTTCATGCGGAAACGAGTGGCCCTGACGATCGCCCTGTTCCACGTGGCCGGCAAGGTGTTCATCCACCTGCCGTTGCTCACCCTGCAGCCCTTCTGCACCTTCCTGGTCCTGCTCCTCTTCTGGATGTACTGGGGCCTGGTGCTGCTCTTTCTCGGGACCAccg GGAACCCGGTCCAGAACGAGGAGACAGGTCTGACAGAGTTCCGTCTGACTGGGACTCTGCAGTACATGACGTGGTACCACGCTGTGGGCCTCATCTGGATCAGTGAGTTCATCCTGGCCTGCCAGCAGATGACTGTCGCTGGGGCTGTGGTAACGTACTACTACACAAG GGACAAGACCAGGATGCCAGTCACCCCCATCCTGTCGTCAGTGCTGAGACTGATGAGGTACCACCTGGGCACGGTGGCCAAGGGTTCCTTCATTATCACCCTGGTCAAGATCCCACGCCTAATGCTCATGTACGTCCACAACCAGCTCAAGGGCAAG gaaAATGCATTTGCTCGCTGCATGGTGAAGACCTGTATCTGCTGCCTGTGGTGTTTGGAGAAGTGCCTCAACTATTTGAATCAG aaTGCGTACGCGGCGACAGCCATCAACAGCACCAGTTTCTGTACGTCGGCGCGCGACGCCTTTGTGATTCTGGTAGAGAACGCTCTGAGGGTGGCCGCCATCAACGCCGTGGGAGACTTTGTCCTCTTCCTGGGCAAG ATCCTGATCGTGACTTCCACAGCGTTCGCCGGCGTACTGCTGCTGAACTACCAGCGGGACTACGCAGAGTGGGTCCTCCCTCTCATCATTGTCTGCCTCTTTGCCTTCCTGGTGGCCCACTGCTTCCTGTCCATCTTTGAGATCGTGGTGGACGTGCTCTTCCTCTGCTTCGCCATTGACACCAAATACAACGACGGTACACCGGGCAAGGAGTTCTACATGGACAAAGCCCTGATG GAGTTTGTGGAAAACAGCAGGAAGTTGGAACGGGTGGTGGAGCGAGGGCGGAGCCGCCCCAATGAAGCGGTGTCGGTGGAGGGGCCGGAGATGAAGCCCATG GCTCCAGGAACAAGTTCAGCTTGA
- the LOC118378600 gene encoding choline transporter-like protein 1 isoform X4: MALCVSMCPDEELKTYQDLKRFAMHNGSELCSYELAGHKYPSLPERFDKCPKLPVPPSKSLPVFNRCTPVDISCYAKFAEAVVTFVSDNSVLHRLIGGVIASKEIIVGLCLLALVLSMILMLIIRYISAVLVWILTAMVVLGSLAGTSILWWLYIDHRLTANKNLSKETAETTETKDAKEEAEMTRDNAQAFLVYAIAATVFTVILLLLMLFMRKRVALTIALFHVAGKVFIHLPLLTLQPFCTFLVLLLFWMYWGLVLLFLGTTGNPVQNEETGLTEFRLTGTLQYMTWYHAVGLIWISEFILACQQMTVAGAVVTYYYTRDKTRMPVTPILSSVLRLMRYHLGTVAKGSFIITLVKIPRLMLMYVHNQLKGKENAFARCMVKTCICCLWCLEKCLNYLNQNAYAATAINSTSFCTSARDAFVILVENALRVAAINAVGDFVLFLGKILIVTSTAFAGVLLLNYQRDYAEWVLPLIIVCLFAFLVAHCFLSIFEIVVDVLFLCFAIDTKYNDGTPGKEFYMDKALMEFVENSRKLERVVERGRSRPNEAVSVEGPEMKPMAPGTSSA, from the exons ATGgccctgtgtgtgtccatgtgtcctGATGAAGAGCTGAAGACGTACCAGGACCTCAAGAGATTCGCCATGCACAATG GGTCAGAGCTGTGTTCATATGAACTAGCCGGTCACAAATACCCCAGCCTTCCAGAGAGGTTTGACAAATGTCCCAAACTTCCAGTTCCACCAAG CAAATCTCTCCCGGTGTTCAACCGCTGCACACCGGTGGACATCTCCTGCTATGCCAAGTTTGCAGAGGCTGTGGTGACGTTTGTGAGCGACAACAGCGTGTTGCACAGGCTGATCGGTGGCGTGATTGCCAGCAAGGAGATCATCGTGGGCCTCTGTCTGCTGGCGCTAG TGCTCTCCATGATCCTAATGCTGATCATCCGCTACATCTCTGCTGTGCTGGTCTGGATCCTCACTGCCATGGTGGTCCTGGGCTCCCTGG CGGGCACAAGCATTCTGTGGTGGCTGTACATAGACCACCGGTTAACTGCCAACAAGAACTTATCTAAAGAGACTGCAGAGACTACGGAGACGAAAGATGCTAAGGAGGAAGCAGAGATGACAAGGGACAATGCCCAGGCGTTTCTGGTGTATGCCATCGCTGCCACCGTATTCACA GTGATCCTTCTCCTGCTGATGCTGTTCATGCGGAAACGAGTGGCCCTGACGATCGCCCTGTTCCACGTGGCCGGCAAGGTGTTCATCCACCTGCCGTTGCTCACCCTGCAGCCCTTCTGCACCTTCCTGGTCCTGCTCCTCTTCTGGATGTACTGGGGCCTGGTGCTGCTCTTTCTCGGGACCAccg GGAACCCGGTCCAGAACGAGGAGACAGGTCTGACAGAGTTCCGTCTGACTGGGACTCTGCAGTACATGACGTGGTACCACGCTGTGGGCCTCATCTGGATCAGTGAGTTCATCCTGGCCTGCCAGCAGATGACTGTCGCTGGGGCTGTGGTAACGTACTACTACACAAG GGACAAGACCAGGATGCCAGTCACCCCCATCCTGTCGTCAGTGCTGAGACTGATGAGGTACCACCTGGGCACGGTGGCCAAGGGTTCCTTCATTATCACCCTGGTCAAGATCCCACGCCTAATGCTCATGTACGTCCACAACCAGCTCAAGGGCAAG gaaAATGCATTTGCTCGCTGCATGGTGAAGACCTGTATCTGCTGCCTGTGGTGTTTGGAGAAGTGCCTCAACTATTTGAATCAG aaTGCGTACGCGGCGACAGCCATCAACAGCACCAGTTTCTGTACGTCGGCGCGCGACGCCTTTGTGATTCTGGTAGAGAACGCTCTGAGGGTGGCCGCCATCAACGCCGTGGGAGACTTTGTCCTCTTCCTGGGCAAG ATCCTGATCGTGACTTCCACAGCGTTCGCCGGCGTACTGCTGCTGAACTACCAGCGGGACTACGCAGAGTGGGTCCTCCCTCTCATCATTGTCTGCCTCTTTGCCTTCCTGGTGGCCCACTGCTTCCTGTCCATCTTTGAGATCGTGGTGGACGTGCTCTTCCTCTGCTTCGCCATTGACACCAAATACAACGACGGTACACCGGGCAAGGAGTTCTACATGGACAAAGCCCTGATG GAGTTTGTGGAAAACAGCAGGAAGTTGGAACGGGTGGTGGAGCGAGGGCGGAGCCGCCCCAATGAAGCGGTGTCGGTGGAGGGGCCGGAGATGAAGCCCATG GCTCCAGGAACAAGTTCAGCTTGA